CCGTTACATCTTCCATCTCCTTCGGTTTATTCATTTCAAACAGCGTATTAGCGGCCTTTACGGCGTCACTACCGCCATTTTTGTACTCAACCCATCTATCGAGTATTTCCACGCTGCCACAACCGCAAGTACAGCAGTAGTCTTTCCAGCCGTTATTGTCAAGTAGTTCTGCTTCCGTGCCGGTTACGATTATCGTACCGCCGCAATATTTACAGCACTCCGAACAGCCAAAAGGTCCGCAACAGACATCTCTTTTTTCACCGGGATCGATTTCCAGCTTAACCCATCTTTCCGCACTTTTAGCCGCAGCAAGGGAAGCAGCATCCGTGGCATTTTGCAGTTTTTCCATTGCTGCGTTGTACCTGCCAAAATCAAATACAGTTGCTATAATGGCAAGCAGTATGAACATTACGCCTAAAGTCAAAAGCAGAATACTGCCGTCTTCATCCTTAAACAAGTTATTTTTTTTCATAATCCCACCATCCAAAGGTTACTTTTGAACTTAATTCCTTTTCATCAAATGGACTGTCATCTACCAGTTTGGGAAATATTCGGGAAAACGGGGAAGATTTATATTTTACTTCACAGTCAATCAATTCCCGTGAACCAAAGCTGTATCTGTTAATCCTTACATCCATTTTGTTTTTATCTAAGCCTAATACCCATGCAGTTTGTTCAGCCCTGTTATAGCCTTCGCTTATACTGCCGGTTATGGCTGCTTGTCTGCCGGCATCACGGGCTACCTTTGGCAATGCGTTGTATTCGTCTATGCGTAAAGCAACAGTTATCAAGCCAAGATAGAGAAATACTATCAGCACTATACAAAAGGTAAATTCCAGCATGATACTACCTTTTTCGTCACTTACTATATTCGTGCGAGTGCGTAAATTTGTGTTCACCGGGAGTTGTTACCTCCTTTGTTATCATTACTTTACCTGACCATGTAGGATTTGCAGAGTTAATTAGCTTTGCCATGCCGGGGAAAAATGTTTCCATTTCTACCCTTACCCTTCCTACCGTAGAGTTACCGTTCCAGTATACTCTTATCTCTTTAATGTCTGAAAAAATAATTGTCTTTTCTAAATGCTCTCTGGCAATTTGGGTAGCTCTTGCTTTATCGTCCGTGCTGGCTAAGTATAAAGCCGCTTGCCTAGCGGCTCTATCTGTATGAA
The genomic region above belongs to Desulfofalx alkaliphila DSM 12257 and contains:
- a CDS encoding TadE/TadG family type IV pilus assembly protein → MKRLVTDQRGQAIIEFALIFIIFMGVLMALFIHGSWMYNKFHTDRAARQAALYLASTDDKARATQIAREHLEKTIIFSDIKEIRVYWNGNSTVGRVRVEMETFFPGMAKLINSANPTWSGKVMITKEVTTPGEHKFTHSHEYSK
- a CDS encoding pilus assembly protein TadG-related protein — translated: MKKNNLFKDEDGSILLLTLGVMFILLAIIATVFDFGRYNAAMEKLQNATDAASLAAAKSAERWVKLEIDPGEKRDVCCGPFGCSECCKYCGGTIIVTGTEAELLDNNGWKDYCCTCGCGSVEILDRWVEYKNGGSDAVKAANTLFEMNKPKEMEDVTGGDSYITSIDIRDNRRDPYYPSVIVKTHGRVKTIMMDFLNIIAPDSDFSHIKGSTCSQGETYYVDLKTGKWQRPPEAYCLD
- a CDS encoding TadE/TadG family type IV pilus assembly protein; protein product: MNTNLRTRTNIVSDEKGSIMLEFTFCIVLIVFLYLGLITVALRIDEYNALPKVARDAGRQAAITGSISEGYNRAEQTAWVLGLDKNKMDVRINRYSFGSRELIDCEVKYKSSPFSRIFPKLVDDSPFDEKELSSKVTFGWWDYEKK